A DNA window from Engystomops pustulosus chromosome 6, aEngPut4.maternal, whole genome shotgun sequence contains the following coding sequences:
- the UPK2 gene encoding uroplakin-2 — MELLRLSALLLFIPTAYGDVTSLANNLPINPFANSAIIALPDSCAFSGKTGRLYVFDSSNTRIQDLPINVPQCRLKRNLIVVDNAQNGNMDTVNVGYQITGLNASSAYSAQYVFDTTTFDRANFTTQNPIKTLPATFARSGGMVVITVLLSIAMFLLVVGLIVVLVLGGKGAK, encoded by the exons ATGGAACTGCTGAGGCTTTCTGCATTGCTTCTCTTCATCCCCACTGCCTATGGAG atgtcACATCTCTTGCCAATAACCTTCCCATCAACCCCTTTGCTAACTCTGCGATAATAGCTCTGCCTGATTCCTGTGCATTCTCTGGGAAGACTGGGAGACTATATGTATTCGATTCATCTAATACCCGGATTCAAG ATCTCCCTATTAATGTCCCACAATGTCGTTTGAAGCGCAATCTTATTGTAGTTGACAATGCTCAAAATGGCAACATGGATACCGTAAATGTGGGTTACCAGATCACAGGCTTGAATGCAAGTTCTGCGTACTC GGCGCAGTATGTATTTGACACAACCACTTTCGACAGAGCCAATTTCACAACTCAAAATC CTATTAAAACCCTTCCCGCTACATTTGCCCGTAGTGGTGGCATGGTGGTGATCACAGTCTTACTATCTATCGCAATGTTCCTGCTCGTTGTTGGACTCATCGTTGTACTGGTATTGGGTGGCAAAGGTGCAAAATAA